The sequence AGAAAGTAATATAacgcttttactttttttggtaCATAGCTCACTATAGTGGTTGAAGAAATAAATCCAAACGTTAATAGGTGAATTGCACTTTTTTGGTTCGGTAAAAATTCAGGTggtacagattttttattttttcgtaagGTTCCCACGTACGTCAAACTGTTTTTCTTGAGTTCGTCGACGAGTTCCACTGAACTGTACCAGTTGTCCCCGGTGATGTTCCTGTTGGTGCCTTTAACGCACTCCACAAGCCTAAGAACCACTCTTGTTGGATTTGATAATGTAGGCTTTTTTGCACCATTAACTTTTATTTCGGAACCGACATAAATCTCTGCATTTACGAGATAATGCGTTTTAGCGTCAGCCAAAACCTGCATTTTAATTCCATATTTGGCAGGTTTGTTCGGAATATACATTCGAAAGCCACACCTTCCTCGAAACGGTACAAGCATTTCGTCCACAGTTAGGTAAATTCCCAGTGAATAACATGACTTTGATCTAGCTACAAACTCATCAAATAATTCCGACATAGCGGCCAACTTATCAGTTTTTACTCTTTCTTTTCGGGTTTCTACATTGTCAAATCTGAGACAGctcaataaaaacgaaaatctgGCCAGACTCATAGTAGCACGAAAAATAGGTCTTCCTGTCCCATCTGTTGCCCACATAGAACGGACGTCTTCATGATAAGATTTAAAGATGGACTGAATATACAACAACCCAAAAAACGCCTTAATTTCACATATGTTGGTATTTTTAGTAAACGAAGGCCAAAATTTAGTTTGTGACTGAGCAaaccttttagactttttatagTTTGCTCTGGTGGAGGTTATCTTTGAAGTAGTAAAATCAACTAACTTTTGTATCATCACGTAGCTCACGTGGAGGATTATTAGGAGTAGCGCCAATAAGGCCAGGCAAGGTAGTAACCAAATTATGAGCAGGGGTCCTACCTCTAATACCTGCTGTTTTTTACCATTTGGTATTGTCTTTTCCATACCAACTGTTCATTTCATTGTCCTCTTCATTCTCGTCACTCTCTTTAGCCAATCTTTCTAGTTCCTCTAACACAGCTTCTCTGTTTGGAACACCAACGGATACACTTTTCTTGCTCGAGCCCATTTGGTTTGAGTCTTTCATACTTTCCCAAAAGTcttcagactctaaaatatttcttaacgcATCTTCTGACAAGGCCCTAGAACTGGACGCCATTGCGTTGTATTTACTGAAAGatagtaaaaaaacacattttatatctattaaCTTATACCTTATGGTCACTAGTACCTATTCTTGTGAAATAGATAAATACCTTGCAAAAAATAACAACGAAATAGATACTTTCAAACCAATAAGCAGTTATTAACTTGTCGCGTATTTACTACTGATGGGTTCTCAGGACCCAGAAATCACTGCCTTCGAACCTCGCCGACACGAACGAATGCTGAAATATGAATCTATGCCGACGAAATCACGTGTATGGAATTGCGGAGGAGTACCAAGACAGCGAGTATCCAATGttgccaaacttaaaaaatataccctatttaaaaataggatGATAGGATCAGTAGTAGCTACgggttattaaaaaaacttattacaaAGGTAAATGGAATACGTAAAACGTTGTACAACTTTTGACGCAAAACGATCCTAAACCTTAATTCTTacgttattttaatattttgatatgtCTGGTTCTATCaaaaaaaatccacaaaatgaacatttttaaaagacataaaaaattataacgaaaaaaattgtatttgattaaaaacttacattattaaaaataatttaaaaaaaggaccactttaatttgttaatataaaaaaatgtacatagGAAATAAGGAGTTATAGTGCATATTGTGTAAATTACTGTgtagaaaaattacttttgttaAAACAGGAAATACcacatttactattttttattatctttttcatAGACCTATACCTACAGATTATAGTAAAgtgtatataactttttttgctgacttttttctcaaaattaatgCAATCAAGACTTTAATAATAGTTACAAATTTACTGAAAATAACAATCTTTAGTTAAATGCTTCCAACTTATGGGTTCTCTTTTCAGCTCAAATAAAAAGGTATTGATTTAATCTCAAATAATGTTGTTAATCAAATTTGCAGTATGAAAATTTCAGTTGTATTAGAAGCAAAAAATGTTGGCCTTATACTTGTCAATAAACTAATCGTTGCTTTTCATATAGATAAgcaatttattatctttttgcGACTAAAGCAATTATACCAATTTAAGACGCATctttcagaaataaaaaaaataataattatacaattCATTAACCTTGTCTTGACTTGATTATAAAGATGTAATTTGTAGTGATGCAATCACTTTTACCAtatcaaaatcaataaaaaatttccgAAATTGTTGAATgagttttttattcattattccTTAGAGAAATcatatcacttttttttttgacaaataaacgttttttcacttttcttttatttgcccgaaaaaaattaaagattaccatatttgcttatttttattttatcgcTATTTTAGACATATTGGGAAACCTATGTTTGcacatatatattttatagtaaaaaacataagcattatatttatttgacttaactaaattttatttaaaatgtaaataatttataaaatatttgtattttttttaagatattattttcgacatatatatatatatatatatataaatttttatagttttttcatCGTTCGCTTGTACTTATTATATATGGTGTTTCATTATAACTGAAGTAAATTCAGGACAggtttcttaatttaaaaaaattataatcctATGTTTGGAAATGCTTTGTTTCATATACACAgcattatttcatttttgcataTATGCCATTATTTGAATCGaaattattatctgaaaaagttttagatttttttctataataaaaaaacccgTTTCTCAACaaagtaactttttattatataaaactcaGATTTCAATACAAAACCAGACACataaaatcatcaaaatattgttttatttaaataaataccacATTTGATAAGCCAATATAACTgcccaaaaattaataactacaCAACCGAATAACCAGATCCAAAAACAATTAGCcgttacaattattatttaaaatttatgtgtTCTGTCATCGATAAATTGAGGCAAATGGCATGTTgtagcatattttattaaaaatctgtCTAGACTTTCCTTTAGTTTACTTACTACCATATTAAATGCCTCAATACATTGAAATCATTATCTTAAATACAAAGACTGTATAGGCTAAAAagattatttctttatttatgattgtctaaaataaattatctggcctattttggtttatttatatcttttagtGTAACACCAAAATACTTTTAGAACGGTCACTCACGTAAAcgtttaaataatcaaaaagtatttttctaaGGAGAAAGGGCCTCAAGTATATAAATTGAGGGACCGACCTTAGGGCATAAAAGATGAAGATTAGGAATCGTGATGCAAAGTACGTATATAAACTGATATTTTAGGattggtttaaaaaaactaagagtATATTCATTTTAGATTTGTGGTAGTATCAGTAGATTAATAAGTATAtggacatttatttttaataaaaataaaacccttAAGTCATTTATATTAAAGAGCAGATTCAaggaagaaaaatattaatttattttaattttatgtagaatAATTATcctataatttatgtttaacgctttttaataccttttacATCATATTATTCCTATAATACGGAGcaacatatttcttaaaaatgtatataaaagaGTTGCATCATCATGATTTTTAGttctataaaagaaaatatttatttattaatcttcATGTTATCAGGTATTTTAGGATCGTAAAAGCTATAAAACACGTCATAAGGAGTCGCttcacttaataaattttacaaattggGTCACAGATCGAAAATAACAATATTAGATAAGAACTACtttagaatttacaaaaaaatttagtacCGTGAGTTCTCGATATCttattcctaacctaaaatttaggccaaagaaaatttaatcCGAAAATcctataattaattttctttttagcaATTATTAGCAAACCATGAAAGAGAGCAatggaaataaaagaaaaacaaatgttTAATCAACATATAAATATACCTCAACTTGTCAATAGTTGTCAATAG comes from Anthonomus grandis grandis chromosome 4, icAntGran1.3, whole genome shotgun sequence and encodes:
- the LOC126735740 gene encoding uncharacterized protein LOC126735740; amino-acid sequence: MEKTIPNGKKQQVLEVGPLLIIWLLPCLALLALLLIILHVSYVMIQKLVDFTTSKITSTRANYKKSKRFAQSQTKFWPSFTKNTNICEIKAFFGLLYIQSIFKSYHEDVRSMWATDGTGRPIFRATMSLARFSFLLSCLRFDNVETRKERVKTDKLAAMSELFDEFVARSKSCYSLGIYLTVDEMLVPFRGRCGFRMYIPNKPAKYGIKMQVLADAKTHYLVNAEIYVGSEIKVNGAKKPTLSNPTRVVLRLVECVKGTNRNITGDNWYSSVELVDELKKNSLTYVGTLRKNKKSVPPEFLPNQKSAIHLLTFGFISSTTIVSYVPKKVKALYYFLACIMTILSTKQPKSLR